The sequence ATACACCGAACGGTGTTGCCCACCGGTGCAACCAATGGCTACGGTCAGGTAGTTGCGCGTATCCAGCGTATATTGCGGCAGCCAGCGGCGGATGAAGGCATCGATGTCATCAATCATGCGCTGGACGATGTCAAATCCGGAGAGCCAATCGGCAACCGGCTGGTCGCGCCCGGTCAGCGGGCGCAGATTACGGTCGTAGTAGGGATTGGGCAGGCAACGCACGTCGAACACCAGGTCGGCGTCGCTGGGGACGCCCCGCTTGTAGGCGAAGGACTCGAAGGTCAGCACCAGGGGAGCGCGGTCGGCCTTGATCAGGTCGCGTATCCAGGCGCGCAACTGGCCGGGTGTAAGGTCCGAGGTGTCGATGACGTGTTCCTGGTCGCGCAGGGGAGCCAGCAACTCGCGCTCCATGGCGATGCAGTCCGTCAGGGAGGCCGCTTTGCCGCCGCGAGAGACGCGATCGGTCAGCGGATGGCGGCGGCGCGACTCCGAATAGCGTTGCGCCAGCGTATCCGTATTGGAGTCCAGGAACACGACCGATAGGTCCGTGCCCATGGCACGCAAGGCCGTAATGGCATTGGGCAGTTCGGCCAGCTCGCCTGGCGACCGCACGTCGATGGCCACCGCCACGCGCTCCATGCCGTCATCGCGGGAGGCGGCGACGAACTCGGTCAGGAAACGCAAGGGGAGATTATCCACGCAGGTAAAACCTGCGTCTTCCAGCATGCGTAGCGCAACTGACTTTCCAGAGCCGGAAATGCCAGTGATGAGCACGACTCTTAACATGGCTATGATTGTGGCATGGTTTTGCCGGCGATGGTCGGTATCACCCGTCATGGTGGCGCGGTTGGATGAGAGCGTCACCTGGGTCTGTCTCTGTCAACCGCGTCACTGCCGCTGATAACGATAACGAGATGTTAGCTCCCAATTCTCTCAGCAACATTGCAGTACGGTTTTTGCTCATCGTGCATTTGGCGATGCCTCTGGTGGCCGTGGCGCAGTAGGGGCGCCTGGAGCCTGGCACGATGGCGGCGCGGGTGGCTGCCTGTACGGCCTGTCATGGTGCGCAGGGACGCGCCGGTCCCGATGGTTACTACCCGCGCCTGGCAGGCAAGCCAGCCAGCTATCTGTACCAGCAACTGCTGCACTTTCGCGACGGACAGCGGCAATATCCTCCCATGACGCATTTGCTCACCGGCCTTGGCGATGACTATCTGCGCGAGATAGCCAGTTATTTTGCACAGCAGAGCGTGCCATACCCGGCACCCGCTCAAGACGGCACCTCACACGATGCATTGGGTCGCGCACTGGTATTCGAGGGGGATGCGCTGCGCGGCTTGCCGGCCTGTGCAAGCTGTCACGGCCAGAGCCTGGGAGGCAGGTTGCCGGCGATTCCGGGCTTGCTCGGCCTGCCGCGTGACTACATCGTGGCGCAGATCGGCAGTTGGCAAAATGGGCTGCGGCATGCCGCCGAGCCCGACTGCATGGCGGCCGTGGCGCGTAAGCTGAGCCCGCAGGAGGTCGGTGCGCTGTCGTATTGGTTGTCCGCGCAAGCCGTACCGCAGGACTACCATCCCGAGCCGGGCGGGACGTCTTTGCCCATGACCTGTGGCAGCCAGCAGGAAGGTGCACCATGAAAAAATGGTTGGCGTATGGCAGCCTGGTTGGGGTGGCGCTGGTGATCGTGGCCGGTAGCCTGGCCTACTGGCTCGGCACCCGCGAGCAGGCCATGCCGCCGGCCGTGCGGGCGGATTCGGCCACGCTTATCGAGCGCGGCCGCTATCTGGCGCAGGTAGGCAATTGCGCCGGCTGTCACACGGCGCGCGACGGGCAACCCTATGCAGGCGGCAGGCCGATCGCTACGCCTTTTGGCACGCTCTACGGACCGAACATCACGCCCGACGTGCAGACCGGTATCGGCAACTGGAGCGCCGAGGATTTCTGGCGTGCGTTGCACGAAGGCAAGGGGCCCGGTGGCAGGTTGCTGTATCCGGCGTTTCCATACACCGAGTACACCCGCATGCCGCGCGAGGATGTGGACGCGCTGTTTGCCTATTTTCGCACCCTGCCCGCGGTGCGGCAGGCCAGTCGTGCGCCGGAGCTGGACTGGCCTTACGATCAGCGCGCGCTGTTGGCGGGTTGGCGGGCCTTGAATTTTCGTGCGGGTGAACTGCAGCCGGATCCGACCCAATCGATTCAATGGAATCGAGGCCGGTATCTGGTGCAAGGCCCGGGGCATTGCGCGGCCTGCCATGCGCCGCCATTGAATAGCGACGCCTTGCGGGGTCTGGGTACCTGGAGTGCCGAGGATATCGCCACCCTGTTGCGGCATGGGACGGCCGCGCCCTCTGTGGCCACAGGCCCCATGGCCGAGGTGGTCAGAGGCAGTACGCAGCATCTGACCGAATCCGATGCGCAGGCCATCGGCCTGTATCTGAAATCCTTGCCGCCTGCCGTGACCCTGCCGGCCAGCAAGCTGGCGCCGGCGCCAGCCGTGCTGCGCCAGGGTGAGCGGCTTTATGTGCAGCAGTGCGCGTCTTGTCATCAGGACAATGGCCGCGGCCATGGGCAGGCCTGGCCGGCGCTGGCCATGAATTCGTCGGTGACGGCAGCATCGGCGTTGAATGTCATCCACATGGTGCTCGATGGCGGTTTTGCACCGGCCACCTCAGCCAATCCGCGCCCTCATGGCATGCCTCCCTTCGGCCCGTTCATGGATGACAACGATATCGCCGCTGTGGTGACGTATATCCGCAGCAGTTGGGGAAACAACGCGGGCGCGGTGACCCCGTTGGAGGTCAAACGCGCCCGTCAGGATCCGCGCCCCTGATGGGGGCGTGCGGCTATTTGCTGCTTTGCAGGATCGCCATCGCCTGGCGCTCCATGAATTCGCCCAGCGTGTCGATGCCGCGCAGTTTGAGGATGGTATTGCGTACGGCGGCTTCCACCAGCACGGCCAGGTTGCGGCCGGCTGCAACCTGCAGCATCACTTTGCGCACCGGCAGGCCCAGCATGTCCTGCGTGATGTCCTGCAGTGGCAGACGTTCGAATTTATCCTGGGCGGTGGCACGCACCAGATGCACGATGAGCTTGAGCCGCATTTTGCGGCGCACCGAGGTTTCGCCAAAGATGCTGCGGATATCCAGCAGACCCAGGCCGCGGACTTCGAGCAGGTTTTGCAACAACTGCGGACAGTGCCCTTCGATCATATTGGGCGCGGTACGCGAAAACTCCACCGCGTCGTCGGCGACCAGGCCATGGCCGCGCGAGATCAATTCCAGCGCCAGTTCACTTTTGCCTAGGCCGGATTCGCCGGTAATGAGCACGCCCAGCCCCAGCACGTCGAGGAACACCCCGTGCACCGTCGTGGTGGGCGCGAGCTTTTTGCCGAGGTAGATCCGCAGCAGATCGATCAACTGGGCCGCCGCCACCGGCGTGGACAGCAGTGGCACTTGATGTTGATCGCATTGATCGATGAGATCCTGCGGCGCG comes from Bordetella holmesii ATCC 51541 and encodes:
- a CDS encoding cytochrome c family protein (overlaps another CDS with the same product name), whose amino-acid sequence is MKKWLAYGSLVGVALVIVAGSLAYWLGTREQAMPPAVRADSATLIERGRYLAQVGNCAGCHTARDGQPYAGGRPIATPFGTLYGPNITPDVQTGIGNWSAEDFWRALHEGKGPGGRLLYPAFPYTEYTRMPREDVDALFAYFRTLPAVRQASRAPELDWPYDQRALLAGWRALNFRAGELQPDPTQSIQWNRGRYLVQGPGHCAACHAPPLNSDALRGLGTWSAEDIATLLRHGTAAPSVATGPMAEVVRGSTQHLTESDAQAIGLYLKSLPPAVTLPASKLAPAPAVLRQGERLYVQQCASCHQDNGRGHGQAWPALAMNSSVTAASALNVIHMVLDGGFAPATSANPRPHGMPPFGPFMDDNDIAAVVTYIRSSWGNNAGAVTPLEVKRARQDPRP
- the hprK gene encoding HPr(Ser) kinase/phosphatase; this encodes MLTVQELVDDNADKIPFNWIAGHGAADRAIPDDGMAAADLVGHLNLIHPSRIQVFGQEELAYYTRFDLRRRMHHMDELLIGGVPAILLADGLSAPQDLIDQCDQHQVPLLSTPVAAAQLIDLLRIYLGKKLAPTTTVHGVFLDVLGLGVLITGESGLGKSELALELISRGHGLVADDAVEFSRTAPNMIEGHCPQLLQNLLEVRGLGLLDIRSIFGETSVRRKMRLKLIVHLVRATAQDKFERLPLQDITQDMLGLPVRKVMLQVAAGRNLAVLVEAAVRNTILKLRGIDTLGEFMERQAMAILQSSK
- a CDS encoding P-loop ATPase family protein; translation: MLEDAGFTCVDNLPLRFLTEFVAASRDDGMERVAVAIDVRSPGELAELPNAITALRAMGTDLSVVFLDSNTDTLAQRYSESRRRHPLTDRVSRGGKAASLTDCIAMERELLAPLRDQEHVIDTSDLTPGQLRAWIRDLIKADRAPLVLTFESFAYKRGVPSDADLVFDVRCLPNPYYDRNLRPLTGRDQPVADWLSGFDIVQRMIDDIDAFIRRWLPQYTLDTRNYLTVAIGCTGGQHRSVYVVEELARRFSDHDPLLVRHRTQLPEESA
- a CDS encoding cytochrome c family protein (overlaps another CDS with the same product name), which produces MAARVAACTACHGAQGRAGPDGYYPRLAGKPASYLYQQLLHFRDGQRQYPPMTHLLTGLGDDYLREIASYFAQQSVPYPAPAQDGTSHDALGRALVFEGDALRGLPACASCHGQSLGGRLPAIPGLLGLPRDYIVAQIGSWQNGLRHAAEPDCMAAVARKLSPQEVGALSYWLSAQAVPQDYHPEPGGTSLPMTCGSQQEGAP